One Tunturibacter gelidoferens genomic region harbors:
- a CDS encoding site-specific tyrosine recombinase, producing the protein MHEIGQADGNARTVREFVAYLRVEKGLRPASCEAYQRDLEQFAEHVEGRNGLLVGAIQADVSGFMEGLRGHGVESRSIARKLSCLRGFYRWLLMDKRIAHDPTVNVETPASWKVLPKSLAEGEVAEMLERTGVAARSADADGLALRDHAILELLYAGGLRVGEICALRVEDVHLDQARAQVRGKGDKERIVPLGRSAVEALERYVAMGRPSLVKGGLERGSHTVQRALFLSVRGHALTRQWVWEMVRSVSGTGSKASPHMLRHSCATHMVEHGADLRSVQTLLGHADIATTQVYTHVALGHLKKVHREHHPRGKRRVV; encoded by the coding sequence ATGCACGAGATTGGTCAGGCTGACGGGAACGCCCGGACGGTGAGGGAGTTTGTAGCGTATCTGCGGGTCGAAAAGGGTCTAAGACCGGCCAGCTGCGAGGCGTATCAGCGGGATCTGGAGCAGTTTGCTGAGCATGTCGAGGGGCGGAATGGGTTGCTGGTGGGGGCGATTCAGGCGGATGTGAGCGGGTTTATGGAGGGGCTGCGGGGGCATGGGGTGGAGTCGCGGTCGATTGCGCGGAAGCTTAGCTGTCTGCGGGGGTTTTATCGCTGGCTGCTGATGGATAAGCGGATTGCCCATGATCCTACGGTGAACGTGGAGACTCCTGCGAGTTGGAAGGTGCTGCCGAAGTCTTTGGCCGAGGGCGAGGTGGCCGAGATGCTGGAGCGGACGGGGGTTGCCGCTCGAAGTGCCGATGCAGATGGGCTGGCGCTGCGGGATCATGCGATTTTGGAACTGCTGTATGCGGGTGGGCTGCGGGTGGGGGAGATCTGCGCGTTGCGGGTGGAGGATGTGCATCTGGACCAGGCGCGGGCGCAGGTTCGGGGGAAGGGCGATAAGGAGAGGATTGTGCCGCTGGGGCGGTCGGCGGTGGAGGCTTTGGAGAGGTATGTGGCGATGGGAAGGCCGAGCCTCGTGAAGGGCGGCCTGGAGCGGGGAAGTCATACGGTGCAGCGGGCGCTGTTTCTGAGTGTGCGGGGGCATGCGCTGACGCGGCAGTGGGTTTGGGAGATGGTGCGGTCGGTTTCGGGGACGGGAAGTAAGGCTAGTCCGCATATGCTGCGGCATAGCTGTGCGACGCACATGGTGGAACATGGGGCGGATCTTAGAAGTGTGCAGACTTTGCTGGGGCATGCCGATATTGCGACGACGCAGGTTTATACGCATGTGGCACTGGGGCATTTGAAGAAGGTGCACCGGGAGCATCATCCGCGGGGGAAGAGGCGGGTGGTTTGA